In one Nitrospira sp. CR1.1 genomic region, the following are encoded:
- a CDS encoding PBP1A family penicillin-binding protein — MPELDHLLDKPEKPRRRRRWWKIVLIGLLLAIVLGGGGAAGTLWYFSQDLPSLDPLQNYQPSLVTRVYSDDRQVIGQFFIERRFLKPIQEMPKSLTEAVIATEDTRFFEHPGLDIVGILRAAWTNIRHGGRKVEGASTITQQLARSLFLSAERTFDRKVRELILAYKMELVLSKEQILEMYLNQIYFGQGAYGVAAAGQTYFGKELSKLTLAESAFLAGLPKSPSHYSPFKAYDRAKKRQEHVLSRMTEAGFISVADRDQAIAEKLNFRRPGSEHLGPYFVEYIRQLLVAKFGESMVYKGGLEVFTTLNADMQKAAEAAVFNGLRDVDKRQGWRGPLRTVDVATLEVPAHDPSVKLAEGDMMEGVVTKIAKDHVLVQIGGGTGRLAFDDMAWATKYLKGKDPTKDAVPVKNIKQLLTPGDVIEVGVKKLDKEVVHLRLEQTPVVEGALVAVDPKTGAIRAMVGGYDFARSEYNRAVLARRQPGSSFKPIIYATAMNQGMSPASVVLDAPVVYEQEEEDKTWKPENYGKRFHGIVSLREALIHSHNLATVRLLDKVGIRNVIDFSRTVGVVSPLAADLSLALGSSSVGLMELVSVYGVFANQGVRVEPYAVASVQDSGGRTLEQAAIQPRQVVSRETAYLITNMMEDVIQRGTGIAAKAVIDRPVAGKTGTTNDFTDAWFIGSTPNLATGAWVGFDDRRPLGETESGAHAALPIWIAFMKDALKQLPVVPFEIPEGVMFVKVDPSTALLTDQDEQRGTVELFTKGTEPTKSAGSKIDPTEFYKLDQAQESVPPAPVEP, encoded by the coding sequence ATGCCTGAACTCGATCACTTGCTCGATAAGCCGGAGAAGCCACGTCGTCGTCGGCGCTGGTGGAAAATTGTTCTGATCGGACTGCTGCTTGCCATTGTGCTTGGCGGCGGGGGAGCTGCCGGCACGCTCTGGTATTTTTCCCAAGATCTGCCGTCGCTCGATCCACTCCAGAACTATCAGCCCAGTTTGGTCACGCGCGTCTATTCAGATGACCGGCAGGTCATCGGCCAGTTTTTTATCGAGCGGCGTTTTCTCAAGCCCATTCAGGAGATGCCTAAAAGCCTGACTGAGGCTGTCATTGCGACCGAAGATACGCGGTTTTTTGAGCATCCCGGGCTGGACATCGTGGGAATTCTTCGGGCCGCGTGGACCAATATTCGCCATGGCGGGCGGAAGGTCGAAGGCGCCAGCACGATCACGCAACAGCTGGCGCGGTCGCTGTTCCTCTCAGCGGAGCGAACGTTCGATCGCAAAGTGCGCGAACTCATCCTGGCCTACAAGATGGAGTTGGTGCTGTCCAAGGAACAGATTCTGGAGATGTATCTCAACCAGATCTATTTTGGGCAAGGCGCCTACGGTGTGGCGGCGGCCGGTCAGACCTATTTCGGGAAGGAACTGTCGAAACTCACGCTGGCTGAATCGGCTTTCCTGGCGGGGCTTCCCAAATCGCCCAGCCACTACTCGCCGTTCAAGGCCTATGATCGGGCCAAGAAGCGGCAGGAGCATGTGCTTAGCCGCATGACAGAGGCGGGTTTCATCAGTGTCGCCGACCGGGATCAGGCCATTGCAGAAAAACTGAACTTCCGCCGCCCCGGCAGCGAACATCTTGGTCCGTATTTTGTGGAATACATTCGCCAGCTCCTGGTCGCAAAGTTCGGCGAAAGCATGGTGTACAAGGGTGGACTGGAAGTCTTCACCACGCTCAACGCCGATATGCAGAAAGCGGCGGAGGCGGCCGTGTTTAACGGCTTGCGCGACGTAGACAAACGCCAGGGCTGGCGCGGACCGCTCCGCACCGTTGATGTGGCCACCCTGGAAGTTCCGGCACACGATCCCTCCGTAAAGCTCGCCGAGGGCGATATGATGGAAGGGGTGGTGACAAAGATCGCGAAGGATCATGTGCTGGTTCAGATCGGCGGCGGCACCGGCCGCCTCGCCTTCGACGACATGGCCTGGGCTACCAAATATCTCAAAGGCAAAGATCCCACGAAGGACGCCGTTCCAGTCAAGAACATCAAGCAACTCCTCACGCCCGGCGATGTGATCGAGGTCGGGGTGAAGAAGCTTGACAAAGAGGTCGTGCATCTACGGTTGGAGCAGACACCGGTCGTCGAGGGCGCGCTTGTGGCCGTCGACCCCAAAACCGGCGCCATCCGCGCCATGGTCGGCGGGTATGATTTCGCGCGCAGCGAATATAATCGAGCCGTGCTTGCCCGCCGTCAGCCAGGGTCGTCATTTAAACCGATTATCTATGCGACGGCCATGAATCAAGGGATGAGTCCGGCCTCGGTGGTGTTGGATGCGCCGGTGGTGTATGAGCAGGAAGAAGAAGATAAGACCTGGAAACCCGAAAATTACGGCAAGCGTTTTCACGGCATCGTCAGCCTGCGGGAGGCATTGATCCATTCACACAACCTCGCGACGGTGCGGCTTCTAGACAAGGTCGGGATTCGGAACGTGATCGATTTTTCACGGACCGTGGGCGTCGTGAGCCCGTTGGCCGCGGACCTCTCGCTCGCATTGGGTTCTTCGAGTGTCGGCTTGATGGAACTCGTGTCGGTCTATGGGGTGTTTGCCAATCAGGGTGTGCGCGTGGAACCCTATGCCGTAGCCAGCGTGCAGGATAGCGGGGGGCGCACGTTGGAGCAGGCGGCCATTCAGCCGCGCCAGGTGGTGTCCCGTGAAACCGCCTACCTGATCACGAACATGATGGAAGATGTGATCCAGCGCGGCACGGGCATTGCGGCGAAAGCGGTCATTGACCGTCCTGTGGCGGGAAAAACCGGCACGACCAACGATTTTACTGATGCCTGGTTCATCGGTTCCACGCCCAATTTGGCAACCGGAGCGTGGGTAGGATTCGATGACCGTCGTCCCTTGGGTGAAACTGAATCAGGCGCGCATGCAGCCTTGCCGATTTGGATCGCATTCATGAAGGACGCCCTCAAGCAACTGCCGGTAGTGCCCTTTGAAATTCCCGAGGGGGTCATGTTTGTCAAGGTCGATCCCTCGACGGCGCTCCTGACCGATCAGGATGAACAACGTGGCACGGTGGAGTTGTTTACCAAGGGCACGGAACCGACGAAGAGTGCCGGCTCTAAGATCGATCCCACCGAGTTTTACAAACTTGACCAGGCCCAGGAAAGTGTTCCTCCCGCTCCCGTCGAGCCGTAA
- the typA gene encoding translational GTPase TypA — translation MNSSAPSSTTGLHAPKGRRTDIRNIAIIAHVDHGKTTLVDAVLRQTHVHRKIDDMGERIMDSMDQERERGITIRAKNASVTYKGVKINIVDTPGHADFGGEVERTLRMVDGVLILVDAKEGPMPQTTFVLRKALALGHKAIVVINKIDRPDAVIDDVVNRTFDLFVHLGATDEQLDFPIVYASAIKGIATLDLKQPGTDITPLLETILDKIPAPAINRDDPFQLLVLALAQDSYKGKMGIGKIQSGSIARRQNVVTLTKDGGQVAGKISDLAVFSGLERSDVESAEAGEIVAISGLEEVNIGDTIADPGNPVALPRVTIDEPTVQMTFSVNNSPFAGRDGKYLTSRHLRERLFKELETNVSLRVQETDSADRFLVAGRGELHLGVLIEQMRREGYELQISQPEVILHRDGDTVTEPFEELTIQVPSEYQGPVIEEIGKRRGELRHMKLVHSEGTASEMHIEYHIPTRGIIGLKNILLAKTRGTIILHHVFSGYAPADEKALLVAPHGSLVAFEAGTSTAYALFMTQERGELFIGASVEVYQGMVVGQNSRDEDLDVNVCKQKQLSNMRAAGTDEALVLTPPREMSLEFAMEYIGQDELVEVTPKYLRLRKRLLNPDDRRKAKKSAK, via the coding sequence ATGAACAGCTCAGCGCCCTCATCCACCACAGGTTTGCACGCGCCGAAAGGTCGTCGGACCGATATTCGCAACATCGCCATTATCGCGCACGTCGACCACGGGAAAACCACTCTCGTCGATGCGGTGCTGCGGCAGACCCATGTGCATCGTAAAATCGATGACATGGGCGAACGCATCATGGACTCAATGGATCAGGAGCGCGAGCGCGGCATCACCATCCGGGCCAAGAATGCCAGCGTGACGTATAAAGGGGTGAAGATCAACATCGTCGACACGCCGGGCCATGCCGATTTCGGCGGCGAAGTCGAGCGCACGCTCCGCATGGTGGACGGCGTGCTGATCCTCGTCGACGCCAAGGAAGGCCCCATGCCGCAAACCACGTTTGTCTTGCGGAAAGCGTTGGCCCTCGGACATAAAGCCATCGTCGTCATCAACAAGATCGATCGTCCCGACGCCGTCATCGACGATGTCGTCAACCGTACCTTCGACTTATTCGTGCATTTGGGCGCCACCGACGAACAGCTCGATTTCCCGATTGTCTATGCCTCCGCCATCAAAGGCATCGCGACCCTTGACCTCAAACAGCCGGGGACGGATATCACTCCGCTGCTGGAAACCATTCTCGACAAGATCCCCGCGCCGGCTATTAACCGCGACGACCCGTTCCAGCTCCTGGTGCTGGCTCTGGCGCAGGATTCCTATAAGGGCAAAATGGGGATCGGCAAAATTCAATCCGGCTCGATCGCCCGCCGTCAAAACGTGGTGACTCTGACCAAAGACGGCGGTCAGGTTGCCGGCAAGATTTCCGACCTTGCGGTGTTCTCCGGCCTTGAGCGCAGCGATGTAGAGTCCGCTGAAGCCGGTGAAATCGTCGCCATCTCCGGACTGGAAGAAGTGAACATCGGCGATACCATTGCCGATCCGGGCAATCCCGTCGCGCTTCCACGCGTCACGATCGACGAACCGACTGTGCAAATGACCTTTTCCGTGAACAACAGTCCTTTCGCCGGCCGCGATGGAAAATACCTGACGTCACGCCACCTGCGCGAACGATTGTTCAAGGAATTGGAAACCAACGTCTCCTTGCGCGTCCAGGAGACCGACAGCGCCGACCGATTCCTCGTGGCCGGACGAGGCGAACTTCATCTCGGCGTGCTCATCGAGCAGATGCGGCGTGAAGGGTATGAGCTTCAAATCTCGCAGCCGGAAGTCATTCTGCATCGAGACGGGGACACGGTCACGGAACCGTTTGAAGAACTGACGATCCAGGTCCCTTCGGAATATCAGGGTCCAGTGATCGAGGAGATCGGAAAACGGCGCGGAGAACTCCGCCATATGAAACTCGTGCATTCCGAGGGCACCGCCAGCGAAATGCATATCGAGTATCACATCCCGACGCGCGGCATCATCGGCCTCAAAAACATTCTGCTCGCGAAGACGCGCGGCACCATCATTTTGCACCACGTGTTCTCGGGGTATGCCCCGGCTGACGAAAAAGCGTTGCTCGTGGCGCCCCATGGCTCGCTGGTGGCTTTCGAAGCCGGAACCAGCACCGCGTATGCACTCTTTATGACTCAGGAACGCGGCGAACTCTTCATCGGCGCGTCGGTCGAGGTCTATCAAGGGATGGTCGTCGGGCAAAACAGCCGCGACGAAGACCTGGACGTCAACGTGTGCAAGCAGAAACAATTGAGCAACATGCGGGCCGCCGGCACCGACGAGGCCCTGGTGCTCACGCCGCCGCGTGAAATGTCGCTCGAATTCGCCATGGAGTATATCGGCCAGGACGAATTGGTTGAGGTGACACCGAAGTATCTGCGCCTTCGTAAGCGGCTCCTCAATCCTGACGACCGCCGGAAGGCGAAGAAAAGCGCGAAGTAA
- a CDS encoding redoxin domain-containing protein, whose protein sequence is MAAEIKVGDTAPDFTLKDQDQKDVKLSDFRGKSNVVLAFYPLDWSPVCQGENKCLTDDFPKFQSAHAELFGISCDSFFSHKAWADSLDLKHRLLSDFNREVVKKYGLYFEPLNCGKRATVIVDKNGKVAYVKVQEIKVAREDKDILAALAKLS, encoded by the coding sequence GTGGCTGCAGAAATTAAAGTCGGCGATACCGCGCCGGATTTTACATTAAAGGATCAGGACCAGAAGGACGTCAAGCTGAGCGATTTTCGAGGGAAGAGCAACGTCGTGCTCGCGTTCTACCCGCTCGACTGGAGCCCGGTCTGTCAGGGTGAAAACAAGTGCCTGACCGATGACTTTCCCAAGTTCCAAAGCGCCCATGCCGAACTGTTCGGCATCAGCTGCGACAGCTTCTTTTCTCACAAGGCCTGGGCGGATTCGCTGGATCTGAAGCACCGCCTCCTTTCCGACTTTAACCGCGAAGTCGTCAAGAAGTACGGGCTGTATTTTGAACCGCTGAATTGCGGCAAGCGCGCAACGGTCATCGTCGACAAGAACGGCAAAGTGGCCTACGTCAAAGTTCAGGAAATCAAGGTCGCGCGGGAAGACAAGGACATTCTCGCCGCTCTCGCGAAATTGAGCTAA
- a CDS encoding SUMF1/EgtB/PvdO family nonheme iron enzyme, translating into MRCAWMTVQAIRTTFRLTSVVAGLLCLVAPDPSSGHDSLPGASSAGHAESRNVSMSLPKSAPMAFILAGEFAMGSDRGQDDEQPVHRVSVKAFYLDAQEVTVSRYAEFLASQKPDPPFKWNEATGGSHENKPVVGVNWYDARDYCRWVGKRLPTEAEWELAARGTEGRVYPWGDAHPTKGHTNAGHTKWRGYDTLTNVRQFELGKTPNGVYDLAGNLWEWVADWYDATYYQFSPRENPSGPTAGPLRALRGGAWNNDAKSIRSANRAGYAPDARRNDVGFRCATDAAPSTGR; encoded by the coding sequence ATGAGATGCGCCTGGATGACCGTTCAGGCGATACGCACAACTTTCCGCCTCACGTCTGTTGTCGCTGGCCTGCTGTGCCTCGTGGCTCCCGATCCCAGCAGCGGCCACGACTCCCTGCCGGGCGCCTCGTCCGCCGGCCATGCTGAATCCCGCAACGTCTCAATGAGCCTTCCCAAGAGCGCCCCGATGGCCTTTATCCTCGCCGGCGAGTTCGCCATGGGGAGTGATCGCGGCCAGGATGACGAGCAGCCGGTACACCGCGTCTCGGTCAAGGCGTTTTATCTGGATGCGCAGGAAGTGACCGTCTCGCGTTATGCCGAGTTTCTTGCCTCACAAAAACCAGACCCACCCTTCAAATGGAACGAGGCCACCGGCGGTTCCCACGAAAACAAACCGGTGGTCGGCGTCAATTGGTATGATGCGCGAGACTATTGCCGATGGGTTGGAAAACGATTGCCGACAGAAGCGGAATGGGAACTGGCAGCTCGCGGCACGGAGGGACGGGTGTATCCCTGGGGAGACGCCCATCCTACCAAGGGTCACACCAACGCCGGGCACACCAAATGGCGCGGCTACGACACGCTAACCAACGTCAGGCAGTTCGAATTAGGCAAGACCCCGAATGGAGTGTACGACTTGGCTGGAAATCTCTGGGAATGGGTCGCTGATTGGTACGATGCCACCTACTATCAATTCAGCCCGCGTGAAAATCCATCCGGTCCCACGGCAGGCCCGCTCAGGGCATTGCGCGGCGGGGCCTGGAATAATGATGCCAAGTCCATTCGATCCGCTAATCGCGCCGGATATGCGCCCGATGCGCGAAGAAACGATGTCGGGTTTCGCTGCGCAACGGACGCGGCGCCCTCGACCGGGCGCTAG
- a CDS encoding OmpA family protein, giving the protein MRANHSPQSPEHSSVLTIGVTDLMTSLAVIFILLFSAYVTKVSETEPQTKVKTPVPAPDRNVAKNTTEDMKGLLRDHFQRFDLSLDADPADPNVVRIVVPDALLNFEFGKGTLSSVADQFLADAMPTYAALLCGAMRDRIDSLVIEGHTDDRGSDIYNLKLSQERSLNVMVKGLEVIKDAAPWAYRCFHEKTSASGRGRQDLVVDRSRVLDRDKSRRVVFKIRLRATDQLAEVNQAMRPLESPAFSSRLF; this is encoded by the coding sequence ATGCGCGCCAATCACTCGCCGCAATCTCCGGAACATTCATCAGTGCTCACCATCGGGGTCACGGACTTGATGACGTCGCTGGCCGTCATTTTTATCCTGCTGTTCAGTGCCTACGTGACCAAGGTGTCTGAAACTGAACCGCAAACGAAAGTGAAGACCCCAGTACCGGCGCCTGACCGGAATGTGGCGAAGAACACGACCGAGGATATGAAAGGGCTGCTCCGTGATCACTTCCAGCGGTTCGATCTGTCACTGGATGCCGATCCTGCAGACCCCAATGTCGTACGGATTGTGGTGCCCGATGCCTTGCTGAACTTTGAGTTCGGAAAGGGAACGCTATCGTCCGTCGCGGATCAGTTTCTGGCGGATGCGATGCCGACCTATGCGGCGCTGCTCTGCGGCGCCATGCGTGATCGCATCGACTCGCTGGTGATCGAAGGGCATACCGACGATCGCGGGTCCGACATTTACAATTTAAAGCTCAGTCAGGAACGATCCCTGAACGTCATGGTGAAGGGGCTTGAGGTGATCAAAGACGCAGCGCCCTGGGCCTATCGCTGCTTCCATGAAAAAACGTCGGCCAGCGGACGAGGTCGGCAGGATCTGGTGGTGGATCGGTCGCGCGTACTCGACCGAGACAAAAGCCGGCGCGTGGTCTTTAAGATCCGGTTGCGCGCCACGGATCAGTTGGCCGAAGTGAATCAAGCCATGCGGCCGCTCGAGTCTCCCGCCTTCAGCTCTCGCCTGTTCTAG
- a CDS encoding 6-pyruvoyl tetrahydropterin synthase, whose product MAAVLLNKRIEFCASHRYHKPEWDAAKNRAIFGACNNDPGHGHNYMLEVTVAGDVDQRTGMVVNLFDLKRVLLQVLEEFDHKHLNLDLPYFTHQIPTSENLARVLWGKLQAQHDIGTLQRLSLYEDEDLCADLTAEAGQEVASVTRRYSFTAVHEGHRGHTWDVFVSVFGPIHPETGMVTDIVALDRLLKERVVVPFDGRDLRMVLATPSVTGEYLAKAVWDRIVSAVPAGRLQLVKLVQTRDLSYEYTG is encoded by the coding sequence ATGGCAGCTGTGCTTCTGAATAAGCGAATCGAGTTTTGCGCCTCCCACCGCTATCATAAGCCGGAGTGGGATGCCGCTAAGAACCGTGCGATCTTCGGCGCGTGCAATAACGATCCCGGGCACGGGCACAACTATATGCTGGAAGTGACCGTCGCGGGAGACGTTGATCAGCGAACCGGTATGGTCGTGAACCTCTTCGATTTGAAGCGCGTGTTGCTGCAGGTGCTGGAAGAATTTGATCACAAGCACCTGAATTTAGACCTGCCCTATTTCACTCACCAGATTCCTACTTCAGAAAACCTGGCGCGTGTTCTCTGGGGCAAACTCCAGGCCCAGCACGACATCGGCACGCTTCAACGACTGTCGCTCTATGAGGATGAGGATCTGTGTGCCGACCTTACGGCAGAGGCAGGCCAGGAAGTCGCGTCAGTCACGAGACGATACTCGTTTACGGCCGTGCATGAGGGCCATCGAGGTCATACCTGGGATGTATTCGTGTCTGTATTCGGGCCGATTCATCCTGAGACCGGAATGGTAACCGATATCGTTGCTCTGGATCGACTGTTGAAGGAACGTGTGGTGGTTCCGTTTGATGGACGAGATCTGCGCATGGTGTTAGCGACTCCGTCTGTCACGGGAGAATATCTCGCCAAAGCCGTTTGGGATCGCATCGTGTCGGCCGTTCCCGCAGGCCGCCTTCAACTTGTGAAACTCGTTCAAACCCGCGACCTCTCCTACGAATACACCGGCTGA
- a CDS encoding DUF3501 family protein — MSAGRRRSIPFKLCAMPTGYLETRGLPDRSTFRPDRIMDQLTHDDLIAPDAYEQQREAYRQTIIDLKRRRRIGLGDKITMVFENRDTLRFQIQEMIRVERIVDRQKVQDELDVYNALLPASGELSATLLIELTDADTMKQWLDLFMGLDHGQKLGLRAGGEVVYGEFEGGHSHDTKISAVHFVRFRPTSAMIAALADPAVRVALSVRHAGYEADAEVPWTMRQEWLSDLGA, encoded by the coding sequence ATGTCGGCGGGAAGGCGGCGCAGCATCCCATTCAAATTGTGCGCGATGCCTACGGGTTACCTCGAGACCCGCGGCCTTCCTGACAGATCCACGTTTCGCCCGGACAGAATAATGGACCAGCTGACGCATGATGATCTGATCGCCCCCGACGCGTATGAGCAGCAGCGCGAGGCGTATCGGCAGACCATTATCGATCTCAAGCGCCGTCGTCGGATCGGCCTCGGCGACAAGATCACCATGGTCTTCGAGAATCGAGACACGCTGCGCTTCCAAATCCAGGAAATGATCCGCGTGGAGCGGATTGTCGATCGGCAAAAAGTGCAGGATGAATTAGATGTGTACAATGCCCTCCTGCCGGCTTCCGGTGAATTGAGCGCGACCCTACTGATCGAGCTGACCGATGCCGACACGATGAAACAGTGGCTTGATCTGTTTATGGGGTTGGACCATGGTCAGAAGCTCGGCTTGCGGGCCGGCGGCGAAGTCGTCTACGGCGAGTTCGAAGGCGGGCACAGCCATGACACAAAGATCAGTGCGGTGCATTTTGTGCGCTTCCGTCCGACTTCGGCCATGATAGCCGCCTTGGCCGATCCGGCCGTGCGTGTCGCCCTCTCAGTTCGCCATGCCGGATATGAGGCTGACGCCGAAGTGCCCTGGACGATGCGGCAGGAATGGTTGTCCGACCTCGGTGCATAA
- a CDS encoding Fe-S oxidoreductase — MIELRLLQPIDQATLEQETLRIYDVCDGCRRCFNLCPSFNTLLDRIDEYESVVTKFTPADHHRVVDECYYCKLCYNHCPYTPPHQYGIDFPLLMAVWKKRLATVRGIRWRDWLLTRTDLLGRINSALAPFVNWGLDQRWVRSLMQMVMGVHQDRQVLRYQRETFTRWWAGRSSQNKAATGKKVALFASCLVNYQATDVGKATVQVLEKNGIHVVLPDQSCCGMPSFDIGDTAAMVKAAEHTIASLKPWVDQGYDVVIPAPSCSLMVKREYANLVSGDDATRVASRTYDVCEYLMKLKREGGLATDFTQQPGRVVYQVPCHLRDQNIGFKSKELMECAGAQVEVIEKCSGHDGSWSAKTEFFPLSMKIAQKAVRQVEQVLADQVASDCPLAGLQLDQAGAAAHVGGKAAQHPIQIVRDAYGLPRDPRPS, encoded by the coding sequence GTGATAGAACTTCGTCTTCTCCAACCGATCGATCAGGCTACCCTCGAACAGGAAACACTGCGGATCTACGATGTCTGCGACGGCTGCCGCCGCTGCTTCAACCTCTGTCCTTCTTTCAACACGCTCCTGGACCGGATTGATGAGTATGAGAGTGTGGTCACGAAGTTCACACCGGCCGATCATCATCGAGTCGTCGACGAATGTTACTACTGCAAGCTCTGCTATAACCATTGTCCCTATACGCCGCCGCATCAATACGGAATCGATTTTCCGCTTTTGATGGCGGTATGGAAAAAGCGGTTGGCCACTGTGCGAGGGATTCGGTGGCGGGATTGGCTATTGACCAGAACGGACCTCTTGGGGCGAATCAATAGCGCCCTTGCGCCGTTCGTCAACTGGGGGTTGGACCAGCGGTGGGTGAGAAGTCTCATGCAAATGGTGATGGGCGTTCATCAAGATCGGCAGGTCCTGCGCTATCAACGGGAAACATTCACGCGGTGGTGGGCCGGGCGGTCGTCCCAGAACAAAGCGGCGACAGGCAAGAAAGTCGCGTTGTTTGCGAGCTGCCTGGTTAACTATCAGGCGACCGATGTCGGGAAGGCGACCGTGCAAGTCCTCGAAAAAAACGGCATTCACGTGGTGTTGCCAGACCAGTCCTGTTGCGGAATGCCCTCCTTTGACATCGGTGATACGGCGGCGATGGTGAAGGCGGCCGAGCACACGATTGCATCACTGAAACCCTGGGTCGATCAGGGGTATGATGTCGTGATTCCCGCTCCCAGCTGCAGTCTCATGGTGAAGCGGGAGTATGCGAATCTCGTTTCGGGGGACGATGCAACACGGGTTGCATCGCGCACCTACGATGTCTGCGAGTATCTCATGAAGCTCAAGCGAGAGGGGGGCCTAGCCACCGATTTCACGCAACAACCTGGACGGGTCGTCTATCAAGTGCCCTGTCACTTGCGAGACCAAAACATCGGGTTCAAGTCGAAGGAGCTGATGGAATGTGCCGGCGCGCAAGTCGAGGTGATTGAAAAATGCTCCGGTCATGACGGCTCGTGGTCGGCCAAAACAGAATTTTTTCCGCTGTCGATGAAAATTGCGCAGAAGGCCGTCCGTCAGGTCGAGCAGGTCCTGGCTGATCAGGTGGCATCCGATTGTCCGCTCGCAGGCCTTCAACTCGATCAAGCCGGGGCTGCAGCCCATGTCGGCGGGAAGGCGGCGCAGCATCCCATTCAAATTGTGCGCGATGCCTACGGGTTACCTCGAGACCCGCGGCCTTCCTGA
- a CDS encoding rubrerythrin, with product MGNSLKGTKSHENLKHAFAGESQANRRYLYFARRADIEGYPDVGGLFRDTSEAETGHAFGHLDFLKEVGDPATGVPIGNTEANLKSAIEGETYEYTQMYPGMAKTARDEGFSELAEWFETLAKAERSHANRFTKGLDSLKQ from the coding sequence ATGGGAAACAGTTTGAAGGGCACGAAAAGTCATGAGAACCTCAAGCACGCATTTGCCGGTGAGTCGCAGGCCAACCGGCGGTACCTGTATTTTGCGCGCCGGGCCGATATTGAGGGGTATCCCGATGTCGGCGGACTCTTCCGCGACACGTCCGAGGCGGAGACCGGCCATGCTTTTGGACACTTGGATTTTCTCAAAGAAGTCGGCGATCCCGCCACCGGCGTGCCGATTGGAAACACCGAAGCGAATTTGAAGTCCGCGATCGAAGGGGAAACATACGAATACACCCAGATGTATCCGGGCATGGCGAAGACAGCGCGTGACGAAGGTTTCTCGGAGTTGGCGGAGTGGTTCGAGACGTTGGCCAAAGCCGAACGATCCCACGCCAACCGGTTTACCAAAGGCCTCGATAGCTTGAAGCAGTAA
- a CDS encoding transcriptional repressor has protein sequence MLCRNHSCLTVNGMNVHPQEIEARFRRHAVRVTRQRAAIYAALVETASHPSAEDLYRMVKRQQSRISRNTVYYTLGVLRNAGLVREVNVGHAMARYDGNVSMHHHLICLGCGQIIDVMDDDLNRLQLSSRQARGFDVLGHRVEFHGYCVSCQQAGRDVPPRRG, from the coding sequence ATGCTATGTAGGAATCATTCCTGTCTCACGGTCAATGGTATGAACGTACACCCGCAAGAGATTGAGGCTCGTTTTCGTCGGCACGCGGTACGTGTCACTCGCCAGCGCGCAGCGATTTACGCGGCATTGGTAGAGACTGCCAGTCATCCGAGCGCTGAGGATCTTTACCGGATGGTGAAGCGCCAGCAGTCGAGGATATCGCGCAATACCGTCTACTACACGCTGGGCGTATTGCGGAACGCGGGGTTGGTGCGGGAAGTCAACGTCGGCCATGCCATGGCGCGGTATGACGGGAATGTGAGCATGCACCACCATCTGATCTGCCTGGGATGTGGCCAGATTATAGATGTGATGGACGATGATTTGAATCGGTTACAGCTGTCGAGCAGACAGGCGAGAGGATTTGATGTCCTCGGGCATCGAGTCGAATTTCACGGATATTGTGTGAGTTGTCAGCAAGCCGGGCGCGACGTGCCGCCGCGTCGCGGGTAG
- the rfbC gene encoding dTDP-4-dehydrorhamnose 3,5-epimerase: protein MQITPTPLSGLFQIEPDVFGDARGKFVEIFRESRYDAAGITKPFVQDNFSWSVRGTLRGLHYQLARPQGKLVMVVKGTVYDVAVDIRQGSPTFGQSYGVELSGTNMRQLYIPPGFAHGFCVLSEEAGFLYKCTDVYSPQDERGIIWNDPELAIAWPVTAPLLSAKDQAYKCLADMTEELPRYQGR, encoded by the coding sequence ATGCAGATTACACCAACGCCGCTCAGCGGCCTGTTTCAGATCGAGCCGGATGTCTTCGGGGATGCGCGTGGAAAGTTTGTGGAGATCTTTCGCGAGTCGCGCTATGACGCGGCAGGAATCACCAAGCCCTTCGTGCAGGATAACTTTTCCTGGTCCGTCCGCGGCACGTTGAGAGGCCTGCACTATCAGTTGGCCCGCCCCCAAGGGAAACTGGTCATGGTCGTCAAAGGGACGGTCTATGACGTGGCGGTCGACATTCGACAGGGCTCACCGACATTCGGACAATCATACGGGGTAGAATTGTCCGGGACGAATATGCGGCAGCTGTACATCCCTCCAGGCTTTGCGCATGGGTTTTGTGTGCTCAGCGAAGAGGCCGGGTTTCTGTATAAGTGCACCGACGTCTACTCCCCTCAGGATGAACGGGGTATCATCTGGAACGATCCGGAATTGGCGATCGCATGGCCCGTCACGGCGCCACTCCTTTCGGCAAAAGACCAAGCCTATAAGTGCCTCGCCGACATGACGGAGGAGTTGCCTCGTTATCAGGGTCGTTAG